One Dunckerocampus dactyliophorus isolate RoL2022-P2 chromosome 18, RoL_Ddac_1.1, whole genome shotgun sequence genomic region harbors:
- the atp6v0a1a gene encoding V-type proton ATPase 116 kDa subunit a isoform X3 has protein sequence MGELFRSEEMTLAQLFLQSEAAYCCVSELGEIGMVQFRDLNPDVNVFQRKFVNEVRRCEEMDRKLRFVEKEIKKANTPIVDTGENPEVPFPRDMIDLEATFEKLENELKEINTNQEALKKNFLELTELKHILRRTQQFFDEMEDPTLLEESSTLLDPNEANRGAPLRLGFVAGVIGRERIPTFERMLWRVCRGNVFLRQADIGDPLEDPHSSDQVHKSVFIIFFQGDQLKNRVKKICEGFRATLYPCPETPQERKEMLAGVNARIDDLQMVLNQTEDHRQRVLQAAAKAVRVWFIKVRKMKAIYHTLNLCNIDVTQKCLIAEVWCPVSDLDSIQFALRRGTEKSGSTVPSILNRMQTKQTPPTYNKTNKFTSGFQNIVDAYGIGSYREINPAPYTIITFPFLFAVMFGDLGHGVLMTCAALYLVLRESRLIAQKNDNEMFSMVFAGRYIILLMGIFSIYTGIIYNDCFSKSFNVFGSGWSVRPMFDARVGGNWTVELLESTSVLQLDPVIDGVFRGPYPIGIDPIWNIAKNKLTFLNSFKMKMSVILGVIHMLFGVTLSLFNHLYFKKPLNIYLGFIPEIIFMASLFGYLVLLVFYKWLSYDARTSRDAPSLLIAFINMFLFNYNDPSVKPLYAGQQALQSLLVIIALACVPCMLIVKTLVLRRQYLWRKNLGTQNFGGIRVGNGPTEDEAEIIQHDQLSQHSEEEPEFNFADVAVHQAIHTIEYCLGCISNTASYLRLWALSLAHAQLSEVLWSMVMHIGLSTRSLGGFFLLAVVFYFFAILTVAILLIMEGLSAFLHALRLHWVEFQNKFYSGQGFKFLPFTFESILDGKFED, from the exons ATGGGGGAACTCTTCAGAAGCGAGGAGATGACGCTGGCTCAGCTCTTCCTGCAGTCGGAAGCGGCCTACTGTTGCGTCAGTGAACTGGGAGAGATTGGAATGGTGCAGTTTCGTGAT TTAAACCCTGATGTCAACGTCTTCCAGCGCAAGTTTGTCAACGAAGTGCGGCGATGTGAGGAAATGGATCGCAAACTGA GGTTTGTGGAGAAGGAGATCAAGAAGGCCAACACTCCAATAGTCGACACAGGAGAGAACCCAGAAGTGCCCTTCCCGAGAGACATGATCGACCTGGAG GCCACCTTTGAGAAGCTGGAGAACGAGCTGAAGGAAATAAACACCAACCAAGAAGCCCTGAAGAAGAACTTCCTGGAGCTGACCGAGCTCAAGCACATTCTGCGGCGCACTCAGCAGTTTTTCGATGAG ATGGAGGACCCCACTCTACTGGAGGAGTCATCCACCCTGCTGGACCCCAACGAGGCTAATCGAGGGGCTCCGCTTCGGCTTGG ATTTGTGGCGGGGGTCATCGGCAGGGAACGCATTCCCACGTTTGAAAGGATGCTGTGGAGAGTTTGCAGAGGGAACGTGTTCCTGAGGCAGGCCGACATCGGAGATCCCCTGGAGGACCCCCATTCG AGCGATCAGGTCCACAAGTCggtcttcatcatcttcttccAGGGAGACCAGCTGAAGAATAGAGTGAAGAAGATCTGCGAGGG CTTCCGAGCAACCTTGTACCCGTGTCCCGAAACCCCCCAGGAGAGGAAAGAGATGCTGGCGGGGGTGAACGCTCGCATCGATGACCTGCAAATG GTGCTGAACCAGACGGAGGACCACAGGCAGAGGGTCCTGCAGGCGGCGGCCAAGGCGGTGCGCGTGTGGTTCATCAaggtgaggaagatgaaggcCATCTACCACACCCTCAACCTCTGTAACATCGACGTCACCCAGAAGTGTCTCATCGCCGAGGTGTGGTGCCCCGTCTCCGACCTGGACTCCATTCAGTTCGCTCTACGCAGGGGAACG GAGAAAAGTGGCTCCACAGTGCCTTCCATCCTGAACAGGATGCAGACCAAACAGACCCCGCCCACCTACAACAAGACAAACAAGTTCACCTCGGGCTTTCAAAACATTGTGGACGCCTACGGAATCGGCAGCTACCGCGAGATCAACCCAG CGCCATACACCATCATCACCTTCCCCTTCCTCTTTGCCGTCATGTTCGGCGACCTGGGCCACGGCGTGCTCATGACCTGCGCCGCTCTCTATCTGGTATTGCGGGAGAGCCGCCTGATCGCTCAGAAGAACGACAACGAG ATGTTCAGCATGGTGTTTGCCGGGCGCTACATCATCCTGCTGATGGGAATCTTCTCCATCTACACGGGCATCATCTACAACGACTGCTTCTCCAAGTCCTTCAATGTCTTTGGCTCAGGCTGGAGCGTCCGGCCCATGTTTGACGCCCGAGTGGGAGGGAACTGGAC GGTGGAGTTGCTTGAAAGCACCTCAGTTTTGCAGTTGGACCCGGTGATAGATGGCGTGTTCAGAGGACCCTACCCCATTGGCATTGACCCG ATCTGGAATATCGCAAAAAACAAGCTGACATTCCTCAACTCCTTCAAAATGAAGATGTCCGTCATCCTGGGAGTCATCCACATGCTCTTTGGAGTCACCCTCAGCCTCTTCAACCACCT GTACTTCAAGAAGCCCCTGAACATCTACTTGGGCTTCATCCCCGAGATCATCTTCATGGCCAGCCTCTTCGGCTACCTGGTGCTGCTCGTCTTCTACAAATGGCTGTCATATGATGCCCGGACGTCCCGCGATGCTCCGAGTCTTCTCATTGCCTTCATCAACATGTTCCTCTTCAACTACAACGACCCCAGTGTCAAACCTCTTTATGCTGGACAG CAAGCCCTGCAGTCCCTCCTGGTGATCATCGCCTTGGCGTGCGTTCCTTGCATGTTAATAGTGAAAACTCTGGTCCTGCGGCGACAGTACCTGTGGCGCAAGAACCTT GGCACGCAGAACTTCGGGGGCATCAGGGTGGGCAACGGTCCCACAGAGGACGAGGCAGAAATTATCCAGCACGACCAGCTGTCGCAACACTCCGAAGAGGAACCCGAG TTTAACTTTGCAGATGTTGCAGTGCACCAGGCCATTCACACCATCGAATACTGCCTGGGCTGCATTTCCAATACAGCCTCCTATCTTAGGCTTTGGGCCCTCAGTCTGGCTCATGCAC AACTGTCCGAGGTGCTATGGTCCATGGTGATGCACATCGGCCTCTCCACACGCAGCCTGGGCGGCTTCTTCCTGCTGGCCGTCGTCTTTTACTTCTTCGCCATTCTCACAGTGGCCATTCTGCTCATCATGGAAGGCCTGTCCGCTTTCCTGCACGCGCTCAGGCTGCACTG GGTGGAGTTTCAGAACAAGTTTTACTCAGGTCAGGGCTTCAAGTTCCTCCCCTTCACCTTTGAAAGCATCCTGGATGGAAAGTTTGAGGACTGA
- the atp6v0a1a gene encoding V-type proton ATPase 116 kDa subunit a isoform X2, translating to MGELFRSEEMTLAQLFLQSEAAYCCVSELGEIGMVQFRDLNPDVNVFQRKFVNEVRRCEEMDRKLRFVEKEIKKANTPIVDTGENPEVPFPRDMIDLEATFEKLENELKEINTNQEALKKNFLELTELKHILRRTQQFFDEMEDPTLLEESSTLLDPNEANRGAPLRLGFVAGVIGRERIPTFERMLWRVCRGNVFLRQADIGDPLEDPHSSDQVHKSVFIIFFQGDQLKNRVKKICEGFRATLYPCPETPQERKEMLAGVNARIDDLQMVLNQTEDHRQRVLQAAAKAVRVWFIKVRKMKAIYHTLNLCNIDVTQKCLIAEVWCPVSDLDSIQFALRRGTEKSGSTVPSILNRMQTKQTPPTYNKTNKFTSGFQNIVDAYGIGSYREINPAPYTIITFPFLFAVMFGDLGHGVLMTCAALYLVLRESRLIAQKNDNEMFSMVFAGRYIILLMGIFSIYTGIIYNDCFSKSFNVFGSGWSVRPMFDARVGGNWTVELLESTSVLQLDPVIDGVFRGPYPIGIDPIWNIAKNKLTFLNSFKMKMSVILGVIHMLFGVTLSLFNHLYFKKPLNIYLGFIPEIIFMASLFGYLVLLVFYKWLSYDARTSRDAPSLLIAFINMFLFNYNDPSVKPLYAGQQALQSLLVIIALACVPCMLIVKTLVLRRQYLWRKNLGTQNFGGIRVGNGPTEDEAEIIQHDQLSQHSEEEPEAHEEEEFNFADVAVHQAIHTIEYCLGCISNTASYLRLWALSLAHAQLSEVLWSMVMHIGLSTRSLGGFFLLAVVFYFFAILTVAILLIMEGLSAFLHALRLHWVEFQNKFYSGQGFKFLPFTFESILDGKFED from the exons ATGGGGGAACTCTTCAGAAGCGAGGAGATGACGCTGGCTCAGCTCTTCCTGCAGTCGGAAGCGGCCTACTGTTGCGTCAGTGAACTGGGAGAGATTGGAATGGTGCAGTTTCGTGAT TTAAACCCTGATGTCAACGTCTTCCAGCGCAAGTTTGTCAACGAAGTGCGGCGATGTGAGGAAATGGATCGCAAACTGA GGTTTGTGGAGAAGGAGATCAAGAAGGCCAACACTCCAATAGTCGACACAGGAGAGAACCCAGAAGTGCCCTTCCCGAGAGACATGATCGACCTGGAG GCCACCTTTGAGAAGCTGGAGAACGAGCTGAAGGAAATAAACACCAACCAAGAAGCCCTGAAGAAGAACTTCCTGGAGCTGACCGAGCTCAAGCACATTCTGCGGCGCACTCAGCAGTTTTTCGATGAG ATGGAGGACCCCACTCTACTGGAGGAGTCATCCACCCTGCTGGACCCCAACGAGGCTAATCGAGGGGCTCCGCTTCGGCTTGG ATTTGTGGCGGGGGTCATCGGCAGGGAACGCATTCCCACGTTTGAAAGGATGCTGTGGAGAGTTTGCAGAGGGAACGTGTTCCTGAGGCAGGCCGACATCGGAGATCCCCTGGAGGACCCCCATTCG AGCGATCAGGTCCACAAGTCggtcttcatcatcttcttccAGGGAGACCAGCTGAAGAATAGAGTGAAGAAGATCTGCGAGGG CTTCCGAGCAACCTTGTACCCGTGTCCCGAAACCCCCCAGGAGAGGAAAGAGATGCTGGCGGGGGTGAACGCTCGCATCGATGACCTGCAAATG GTGCTGAACCAGACGGAGGACCACAGGCAGAGGGTCCTGCAGGCGGCGGCCAAGGCGGTGCGCGTGTGGTTCATCAaggtgaggaagatgaaggcCATCTACCACACCCTCAACCTCTGTAACATCGACGTCACCCAGAAGTGTCTCATCGCCGAGGTGTGGTGCCCCGTCTCCGACCTGGACTCCATTCAGTTCGCTCTACGCAGGGGAACG GAGAAAAGTGGCTCCACAGTGCCTTCCATCCTGAACAGGATGCAGACCAAACAGACCCCGCCCACCTACAACAAGACAAACAAGTTCACCTCGGGCTTTCAAAACATTGTGGACGCCTACGGAATCGGCAGCTACCGCGAGATCAACCCAG CGCCATACACCATCATCACCTTCCCCTTCCTCTTTGCCGTCATGTTCGGCGACCTGGGCCACGGCGTGCTCATGACCTGCGCCGCTCTCTATCTGGTATTGCGGGAGAGCCGCCTGATCGCTCAGAAGAACGACAACGAG ATGTTCAGCATGGTGTTTGCCGGGCGCTACATCATCCTGCTGATGGGAATCTTCTCCATCTACACGGGCATCATCTACAACGACTGCTTCTCCAAGTCCTTCAATGTCTTTGGCTCAGGCTGGAGCGTCCGGCCCATGTTTGACGCCCGAGTGGGAGGGAACTGGAC GGTGGAGTTGCTTGAAAGCACCTCAGTTTTGCAGTTGGACCCGGTGATAGATGGCGTGTTCAGAGGACCCTACCCCATTGGCATTGACCCG ATCTGGAATATCGCAAAAAACAAGCTGACATTCCTCAACTCCTTCAAAATGAAGATGTCCGTCATCCTGGGAGTCATCCACATGCTCTTTGGAGTCACCCTCAGCCTCTTCAACCACCT GTACTTCAAGAAGCCCCTGAACATCTACTTGGGCTTCATCCCCGAGATCATCTTCATGGCCAGCCTCTTCGGCTACCTGGTGCTGCTCGTCTTCTACAAATGGCTGTCATATGATGCCCGGACGTCCCGCGATGCTCCGAGTCTTCTCATTGCCTTCATCAACATGTTCCTCTTCAACTACAACGACCCCAGTGTCAAACCTCTTTATGCTGGACAG CAAGCCCTGCAGTCCCTCCTGGTGATCATCGCCTTGGCGTGCGTTCCTTGCATGTTAATAGTGAAAACTCTGGTCCTGCGGCGACAGTACCTGTGGCGCAAGAACCTT GGCACGCAGAACTTCGGGGGCATCAGGGTGGGCAACGGTCCCACAGAGGACGAGGCAGAAATTATCCAGCACGACCAGCTGTCGCAACACTCCGAAGAGGAACCCGAG GCCCATGAGGAGGAAGAG TTTAACTTTGCAGATGTTGCAGTGCACCAGGCCATTCACACCATCGAATACTGCCTGGGCTGCATTTCCAATACAGCCTCCTATCTTAGGCTTTGGGCCCTCAGTCTGGCTCATGCAC AACTGTCCGAGGTGCTATGGTCCATGGTGATGCACATCGGCCTCTCCACACGCAGCCTGGGCGGCTTCTTCCTGCTGGCCGTCGTCTTTTACTTCTTCGCCATTCTCACAGTGGCCATTCTGCTCATCATGGAAGGCCTGTCCGCTTTCCTGCACGCGCTCAGGCTGCACTG GGTGGAGTTTCAGAACAAGTTTTACTCAGGTCAGGGCTTCAAGTTCCTCCCCTTCACCTTTGAAAGCATCCTGGATGGAAAGTTTGAGGACTGA
- the stk17al gene encoding serine/threonine kinase 17a like, giving the protein MDSKSGMVAKIQTRIKSDPFAANYELVGKELGRGKFAVVKKCVEKTTGKQYAAKFQRKRRKGQDCRVDILNEIAVLELAKSNPYVVALHEVYETTTEIILVLECAAGGEIFEQCVADSEEAFTEKDVIRLARQILSGVAFLHRNNVVHLDLKPQNILLTSARPLGDIRIVDFGLSRHMDSISEVREILGTPEYVAPEILNYEPISTATDMWSVGVLTYVMLTGESPFLGDDKQETFLNISQVSVEYSHDTFEDISPMAVDFIKCLLVKNPRKRATAEQCLKHPWLNPHPHPHLLHTRSSYTSLDEPETSQSESEPESPAPSPELDLIGSYLACPCQGELKTGCGAFSFAEPPFPTRPEIQQELIC; this is encoded by the exons ATGGACAGCAAGAGCGGAATGGTGGCGAAAATCCAGACTAGGATAAAATCAGACCCCTTTGCAGCTAATTATGAGCTGGTGGGCAAAGAACTGGGCCG GGGAAAGTTTGCGGTGGTGAAGAAGTGCGTGGAGAAGACGACGGGGAAGCAGTACGCCGCCAAGTTCCAGAGAAAGCGGCGGAAGGGCCAGGACTGCCGCGTGGACATCCTGAACGAGATTGCCGTGCTGGAGCTGGCCAAGTCCAACCCATACGTTGTGGCGCTGCACGAGGTCTACGAAACCACCACAGAGATCATCCTGGTGTTGGAATG CGCGGCCGGAGGAGAAATCTTCGAGCAGTGCGTGGCCGACAGCGAGGAGGCCTTCACGGAGAAAGACGTAATCCGGCTGGCCAGGCAGATCCTGTCAGGGGTGGCCTTCCTGCATCGGAACAATGTGGTGCATCTGGACCTGAAG CCGCAGAACATCCTACTGACCAGCGCTAGACCTCTGGGCGACATCCGCATCGTGGACTTTGGCCTGTCCAGACATATGGACAGCATCTCTGAGGTCCGGGAGATTCTGGGTACTCCGGAGTATGTCG CGCCAGAAATCCTGAACTACGAACCAATCAGCACTGCGACAGACATGTG GAGCGTGGGGGTTCTAACCTACGTCATGCTGACCGGCGAGTCACCCTTCCTGGGCGACGACAAGCAGGAGACGTTTCTCAACATCTCCCAAGTCAGCGTGGAGTACTCGCACGACACCTTCGAGGACATCTCCCCGATGGCCGTCGACTTCATCAAATGCCTGCTGGTGAAAAACCCCAG GAAGCGAGCCACGGCTGAGCAATGTCTCAAGCACCCCTGGCTGAACCCTCACCCCCATCCCCACCTGCTCCACACCAGGTCTTCCTACACGTCTTTGGACGAGCCGGAGACCAGCCAGTCCGAGTCGGAGCCCGAAAGCCCGGCACCTTCCCCGGAGCTGGACTTGATCGGATCCTACCTGGCGTGCCCGTGCCAGGGGGAGCTGAAGACGGGATGCGGAGCCTTCTCCTTCGCCGAGCCACCCTTCCCCACGCGGCCCGAAATCCAGCAGGAGCTCATCTGCTAG
- the atp6v0a1a gene encoding V-type proton ATPase 116 kDa subunit a isoform X1 — translation MGELFRSEEMTLAQLFLQSEAAYCCVSELGEIGMVQFRDLNPDVNVFQRKFVNEVRRCEEMDRKLRFVEKEIKKANTPIVDTGENPEVPFPRDMIDLEATFEKLENELKEINTNQEALKKNFLELTELKHILRRTQQFFDEMEDPTLLEESSTLLDPNEANRGAPLRLGFVAGVIGRERIPTFERMLWRVCRGNVFLRQADIGDPLEDPHSSDQVHKSVFIIFFQGDQLKNRVKKICEGFRATLYPCPETPQERKEMLAGVNARIDDLQMVLNQTEDHRQRVLQAAAKAVRVWFIKVRKMKAIYHTLNLCNIDVTQKCLIAEVWCPVSDLDSIQFALRRGTEKSGSTVPSILNRMQTKQTPPTYNKTNKFTSGFQNIVDAYGIGSYREINPAPYTIITFPFLFAVMFGDLGHGVLMTCAALYLVLRESRLIAQKNDNEMFSMVFAGRYIILLMGIFSIYTGIIYNDCFSKSFNVFGSGWSVRPMFDARVGGNWTVELLESTSVLQLDPVIDGVFRGPYPIGIDPIWNIAKNKLTFLNSFKMKMSVILGVIHMLFGVTLSLFNHLYFKKPLNIYLGFIPEIIFMASLFGYLVLLVFYKWLSYDARTSRDAPSLLIAFINMFLFNYNDPSVKPLYAGQQALQSLLVIIALACVPCMLIVKTLVLRRQYLWRKNLGTQNFGGIRVGNGPTEDEAEIIQHDQLSQHSEEEPERCLLSSAFKAHEEEEFNFADVAVHQAIHTIEYCLGCISNTASYLRLWALSLAHAQLSEVLWSMVMHIGLSTRSLGGFFLLAVVFYFFAILTVAILLIMEGLSAFLHALRLHWVEFQNKFYSGQGFKFLPFTFESILDGKFED, via the exons ATGGGGGAACTCTTCAGAAGCGAGGAGATGACGCTGGCTCAGCTCTTCCTGCAGTCGGAAGCGGCCTACTGTTGCGTCAGTGAACTGGGAGAGATTGGAATGGTGCAGTTTCGTGAT TTAAACCCTGATGTCAACGTCTTCCAGCGCAAGTTTGTCAACGAAGTGCGGCGATGTGAGGAAATGGATCGCAAACTGA GGTTTGTGGAGAAGGAGATCAAGAAGGCCAACACTCCAATAGTCGACACAGGAGAGAACCCAGAAGTGCCCTTCCCGAGAGACATGATCGACCTGGAG GCCACCTTTGAGAAGCTGGAGAACGAGCTGAAGGAAATAAACACCAACCAAGAAGCCCTGAAGAAGAACTTCCTGGAGCTGACCGAGCTCAAGCACATTCTGCGGCGCACTCAGCAGTTTTTCGATGAG ATGGAGGACCCCACTCTACTGGAGGAGTCATCCACCCTGCTGGACCCCAACGAGGCTAATCGAGGGGCTCCGCTTCGGCTTGG ATTTGTGGCGGGGGTCATCGGCAGGGAACGCATTCCCACGTTTGAAAGGATGCTGTGGAGAGTTTGCAGAGGGAACGTGTTCCTGAGGCAGGCCGACATCGGAGATCCCCTGGAGGACCCCCATTCG AGCGATCAGGTCCACAAGTCggtcttcatcatcttcttccAGGGAGACCAGCTGAAGAATAGAGTGAAGAAGATCTGCGAGGG CTTCCGAGCAACCTTGTACCCGTGTCCCGAAACCCCCCAGGAGAGGAAAGAGATGCTGGCGGGGGTGAACGCTCGCATCGATGACCTGCAAATG GTGCTGAACCAGACGGAGGACCACAGGCAGAGGGTCCTGCAGGCGGCGGCCAAGGCGGTGCGCGTGTGGTTCATCAaggtgaggaagatgaaggcCATCTACCACACCCTCAACCTCTGTAACATCGACGTCACCCAGAAGTGTCTCATCGCCGAGGTGTGGTGCCCCGTCTCCGACCTGGACTCCATTCAGTTCGCTCTACGCAGGGGAACG GAGAAAAGTGGCTCCACAGTGCCTTCCATCCTGAACAGGATGCAGACCAAACAGACCCCGCCCACCTACAACAAGACAAACAAGTTCACCTCGGGCTTTCAAAACATTGTGGACGCCTACGGAATCGGCAGCTACCGCGAGATCAACCCAG CGCCATACACCATCATCACCTTCCCCTTCCTCTTTGCCGTCATGTTCGGCGACCTGGGCCACGGCGTGCTCATGACCTGCGCCGCTCTCTATCTGGTATTGCGGGAGAGCCGCCTGATCGCTCAGAAGAACGACAACGAG ATGTTCAGCATGGTGTTTGCCGGGCGCTACATCATCCTGCTGATGGGAATCTTCTCCATCTACACGGGCATCATCTACAACGACTGCTTCTCCAAGTCCTTCAATGTCTTTGGCTCAGGCTGGAGCGTCCGGCCCATGTTTGACGCCCGAGTGGGAGGGAACTGGAC GGTGGAGTTGCTTGAAAGCACCTCAGTTTTGCAGTTGGACCCGGTGATAGATGGCGTGTTCAGAGGACCCTACCCCATTGGCATTGACCCG ATCTGGAATATCGCAAAAAACAAGCTGACATTCCTCAACTCCTTCAAAATGAAGATGTCCGTCATCCTGGGAGTCATCCACATGCTCTTTGGAGTCACCCTCAGCCTCTTCAACCACCT GTACTTCAAGAAGCCCCTGAACATCTACTTGGGCTTCATCCCCGAGATCATCTTCATGGCCAGCCTCTTCGGCTACCTGGTGCTGCTCGTCTTCTACAAATGGCTGTCATATGATGCCCGGACGTCCCGCGATGCTCCGAGTCTTCTCATTGCCTTCATCAACATGTTCCTCTTCAACTACAACGACCCCAGTGTCAAACCTCTTTATGCTGGACAG CAAGCCCTGCAGTCCCTCCTGGTGATCATCGCCTTGGCGTGCGTTCCTTGCATGTTAATAGTGAAAACTCTGGTCCTGCGGCGACAGTACCTGTGGCGCAAGAACCTT GGCACGCAGAACTTCGGGGGCATCAGGGTGGGCAACGGTCCCACAGAGGACGAGGCAGAAATTATCCAGCACGACCAGCTGTCGCAACACTCCGAAGAGGAACCCGAG CGTTGCCTTCTGTCGTCTGCTTTCAAGGCCCATGAGGAGGAAGAG TTTAACTTTGCAGATGTTGCAGTGCACCAGGCCATTCACACCATCGAATACTGCCTGGGCTGCATTTCCAATACAGCCTCCTATCTTAGGCTTTGGGCCCTCAGTCTGGCTCATGCAC AACTGTCCGAGGTGCTATGGTCCATGGTGATGCACATCGGCCTCTCCACACGCAGCCTGGGCGGCTTCTTCCTGCTGGCCGTCGTCTTTTACTTCTTCGCCATTCTCACAGTGGCCATTCTGCTCATCATGGAAGGCCTGTCCGCTTTCCTGCACGCGCTCAGGCTGCACTG GGTGGAGTTTCAGAACAAGTTTTACTCAGGTCAGGGCTTCAAGTTCCTCCCCTTCACCTTTGAAAGCATCCTGGATGGAAAGTTTGAGGACTGA